From the genome of Pseudomonas sp. WJP1:
TCGCAACCCGGCCGATAGCGAAGCGGTGGCTTATCTGGTGGTGACGTACCCGGAACGCCTGGACTGAAAAAGCCATTTAAATTGCATATAAAAATGCCCGACTGATTTTCATCAGCCGGGCTTTTTTGCTTCTATGGGTCAGCAGGTGCAGCACATCAACGGCATGCCGTTGCAGCTCATCATCATCGGCATGCTGCAGTCGTTCATCATCTTCATCATCAGGGCGCAGCAGTTTTTCATCATGTCCATGTTCATGCCGGCCATCGGCATGATTTTGCACATCATGCCGTCGGCCATCATGGTGCATTCCATCACGCACTTCATCGATGGCATCGGCATGCCCATCATCGGCATCGGCATCATCATGTTCGCCATCGGCATGCTCATGCTCGCCTGGGACATGCACATCATGCTCATGTTGGCGCAGTGCATCATCATCGGCATGCCGCAGTTCATCATCATCTGCATCATTTCAGCGCTGTTCTTGAACATGGCCATGTCCATGCCAGCGGCCGGCATCATCTTGCACATCATGCCGTCGTCCATCATCTCGCAGGTCATGGTCGCCATCATCATCGGCATGCCCATCATCGGCATCATCGGCATGTTGGTGTTCATCGGCATCTGCATGGCATTCATCATGGTGTTGCTCCCTGAAGGACTGGATAGTTGGACGAAGCTGATGGGGCGGATTCTATGGATTCAGCCAGGCCCGACAAGCTGTCGGTCGAACAGTCAAAGTCGATGTCGGGGCAGCCTTAATGAAGCAGGCGGGACAGATTTTTCTGCCATGACGAACAATCGTCCTCGATAGCGGACAAGGTCAACGCCACTGCGTGGATTCTTCGGTCATGGATATGCAGATTGCGTCTATATAAATAGCTCAAGGAAATAATCGATCTAAATGACAGCGAATTTCAGGCAAAAAAAATCCCGGGCAGCTGATGGACGCCCGGGACTTAAAAATGCATAAACCGTGGTGGTGAACGCGGGGCGAATATTACGCAATATTTCGCCCTGTAACAAGATGTTTTGATTAACCGTTTAGTTACTAAAATCTCTAAGCTATTATATATCCAGACATTTTTTACGGTTAACCTCGAAACCACCTTAACTACAGGAACCAGCGATACTCCCGCGCACTGATGTCATTGAGGAACGCCAAGTGGTCCTGGCGCTTGTTCTCGCAGTACACATCGACGAATTCCGCACCCAGGCCTTCGCGCAGTTTTTGATGGCTTTGCATGGCTCGCACGGCCTCGAGCATTTCCAGCGGGAAGTCGATGCCACTGTTGCGGTCTTCGTTGAGCGGGGCGATCGGTTCATGACCCTGTTCAAGGCCCTGCTCCATCCCCACCAGGATCGCGGCGAGCACCAGGTACGGGTTGGCATCGGCGCCAGCGAGGCGATGTTCGATGCGCAGGTTCCTGGCGTCCGACTCCGGCACCCGCAGGCACGCGTCTCGATCCTCGAAGCCCCAACTGGCGCGCGAGGCGACGTTCACCGTAGCGCTCAGGCGACGCATCGCGTTGTGGTTCGGCGCGAAGATCGGCATGCACTGTGGCAACACATCCAGGCAACCGGCCACCGCATGGCGCAATGCTCGTTGCCCGTTCGCCGCCAGCAGGTTGTTGCCCGCCTCGTCGTAAAGGCTGACGTGCACATGCATACCGCTGCCGGGGTGCTGCAAGTAAGGCTTGGCCATGAAACTGGCGCGGTAGTCGTGCTTGAGTGCCACGCCTCGCGTGCTACGGCAGAACAGGGCTGCCCAGTCGGCGGCGCGCAGGCCATCGTCCAGATGACCGAAATTGATCTCGAACTGACCGGGGCCCAATTCAGCGGTGATCACCGTGGCATCGACGCCTTGGGCACGCGCGGTCTCGACCATTTCGTCGAGCACCGGGGCGAATCGCGAGAGTCGTTCGATGTGCATGTTCGGCTGGTCGTCAGCATCGCCGGTCAGCGGGTCGCGGGCAAACTGCGGTAATCCATCGCGCAACCGGCTATCGAACAGATAGAACTCCAGCTCGAACGCCACCACCGGGAAAATGCCTTTGCGGCCAAGCCGCGCCAACACCTGCGCCAGGACTTCACGGGGTTCGAAGACGATCGGTTTTTCCGTGCCATCGGAGGTGATCAACATCTGCCCCAGCGCCTGCTTCTCCCAGTTCACCAACTTCAGCGTGCCCGGTACCAGGCGACGCAGCGCGTCCGGATCGCCATCGTTGAAGCAGTAGTCGCCGATCTTGAACAGCCCGCCCTGGGTGCCGAGCAACACGCAGTTTTGCGGCAACTTGAGGGCGCTGCCAGCGGCCACTTTCTCGAGCATTTCGATCGGGTAGCGCTTGCCGTAGAAATGCCCCGGTATGTCCAGGGAAATCAGGTCGACGTGGCGCACCTCGGGGTAACGCTGACGAAACCCACGCACTTCGGCCAACAGATCAGAGCACACAGCATCCATCGTTTTGTTCCTTTGTTTTTATCAGGTGTAGACCCAAAGTACGCGGGTCAGTTGGTCCGAGAGGTTGCCGTAGCGGCAGTGGGCATGGCTGGCCAGTTGAAAGCTGTCGCCGGTGCGCAGGGTCACCGGTTCGTCCTGATCGAGCCACAGGGTCAGTTCCCCTTCCAGCACATAGCCGCCCTGCTCCGAGCTGTCTTTCATGTGCCGGTCGCCGCTGCTGGCACCGGGCTCCAGTTGGCTTTCGAGCATGGAAAAGGAGGCGCGCATTTTTGGCGAGACCAGGATGTCGGTGATGCCATCGGCGTAATACAACGTACGACGCTCATCCGGCCGGGTCACCCAGGGCAAGGCCATGGGTTTGGGCAGGCTGTAGAAATAGGTGGTCGGCACACCGAGGGTCTCGCTGATGGCGGTCAAGTCCGCCACCGTGGGGCGGGACAAGCCGCGCTCGACCTGGGAAAGAAAACCCACGGAGCGGCCGATCTTGTCGGCCAGATCCTTCAAGGTGTACTTCTTGTGCTTGCGCAGGTCCTGGATCAGGATCGCCAGCGCCGAAATCTCTTCTTGCATGTCCATCTAAAGGCTTCCAGAAATGGCCGATTCAAATGCTGTCGCGCAGCCGATACCAGGCTTTGCCGATGGCTTCAAGCGGTGCTGCCATGTATTTACCGCCGGGAAAACTGCCGTTGCTCAACCCCTGATACAACGCCAGCTCATCCGGCTGGCCGAGAATGGCATCGGACACCGCCCGCGCCCCGGCCAGGGTCGGCAGCACGCCGTGCCCGGAATAGCCCTGTAACCAGTACAGGTCGCGGCGCCGACCAATGTCGGGCGTGCGCTTGAGCGTCAGGTCGATATGACCGCCCCAGGCGAACTCCAATTCTATGCCTTTCAATTGCGGAAACACCCTTTCCAGGCACGGCCGGGTGGCGCCGGCGATGTCTTTGGGCATGCCACCCAGATAGGTGCAGCCGCCGCCGAACAGCAGCCGGTTGTCCGGCGTGCGGCGGAAATAATCGAGCACGAACTGGTTGTCCGTGACGCAGACGTTGCCGGGTAGCAGCGCGGTCGCCTGGGCCTCGGACATCGGCGCCGTAGCCACCTGATAAGTGCCAACGGGCAACACGCAACTCGATAACTGCGGGTCGAGCCGGTCAAGATAGGCATTGCAGGCCAGTACCAGGACCTCGGCGCGGATGCGCCCGCGTTCAGTCGTCACCACGTAGCCATTGTCGTCCTCGCGGTAACTCAACGCCTTGCTTTGTTCATGAATCACACCACCGGCCCGTTCAATCGCGGCGGCCAGTCCCAGCGCCAGTTTCAGCGGGTTCAAATGCCCGCCTTCGGGATCGTACAAACCGGCCTGATAACGCTCGCTGGCCACCCACTCGGGCAACTGGGCGCGCTCGATGAAACGCAAACCGTCATGCCCCCATTTGTGGCTGGCCTCGTGCTGCCACTCGGTCAGCAGGCCGACCCGCCGTGGCATCACCGACGTCCAGAGGTGGCCGGGCCGGTAGTCGCAATCAAAACCATGGCGCATGGGCAATTCGCGCAGCTCTTTGGCCGCCCAGCGCATGCCGTCCCACAACCGCCGCGCGCGCTCATGCCCAAGCGCGGCTTCCAGCGGCGGCATGTCGCAGGACCAACCGAGAATGGCCTGGCCGCCATTACGGCCCGACGCGGCCCAGGCCACCCGGCTGGCCTCCAGCAAGGTCACGCGCTTGCCGGCCAGGGCCAGGCGCAGCGCCGTGTGCAAACCACTGAAGCCGGCGCCGATGATCAGCACCTCGGTGTCCTGCTCGCCCTCCAACGCCGCCCGATTGACCAGGCGATCGGCGCACGTGTGGGCGTAATAGCTGGCGACATGCTGGGTGGATTGCTGAAACATACCGGCTCCATGAAATTTTATAGTTTTAATTTCATGAAAAAATACATGTTTAATTTCATGTATGCAAGAGGTGTGGCGAAGCCTCCCTCGTAGGAGCCAGGCTTGCCGGCGAAGGCGCCCGAGAGACCAACGTAACGCTCAAGGACGCCTTCGCCGGCAAGCCTGGCTCCTACGAGGTCCGCGTCGGCAAGCGTTTTTACAGCGCGTCAATCACCCAATAAAATTCCCACCAGTTAAAAAACTTTCACAAAACCTCTGGACGCGCTGCCGTCATTCCCCTTATAAAGCCACCAGCAGGAATATTTTATTCCTAACAAGAAAATGCGCTCAAGGAATGAGCCTCGCTGTCCGCTGACATTTTTTCGCTATGCGATGAGCTGCCGCCATCATCCCGAGGACGTGTCATGCAACACGAAAAGAACCATTTCATCATCAAGATCACCTGTCCCGCGGTGTCCGGCATTGTCGCTGCCGTCACCACCTACCTGGCGGACAACGGTTGCTACATCGGGGAGATGGCGCAATTCGACGACGATTTCAGCGGCCGTTTTTTCATGCGCGCAGTGTTCCGTTTCAATGACGGCCACGCGGGGGATATCCAGCAGATCAAGGACGGTTTCAGCGACGTCGCCCAGGCTTTCGACATGCACTGGGAACTGCATGACACCCGTGAGCCCATGCGCGTGCTGCTGATGGTGAGCAAGTTCGACCACTGCCTCACCGACCTGCTCTACCGCTACCACAAGGGCGAGATGGACATGACCATCACCGCCATCGTCTCCAACCACCTGAACCTTCGGCCCATGGCCGAGCGCGAGGGCATTCGCTTCATCTACTTGCCGGTCACCAAGGACACCAAGGCCCGCCAGGAAGCCGAGCTGATGAAGGTGGTCGACGACACCGGCACCGAACTGGTGGTGCTGGCGCGCTACATGCAGATTCTCTCCGACGACCTGTGCAAGCAACTCTCCGGTCGGGCGATCAACATTCATCATTCGTTCCTGCCCGGCTTCAAGGGCGCCAAGCCGTATCACCAGGCGTACCAGCGCGGCGTGAAGCTGATCGGCGCCACTGCCCACTACGTCACCAGCGACCTCGATGAGGGTCCGATCATCGAGCAGGAGGTGCAGCGGGTCGATCACGTCTACCTGCCGGACGACCTCGTGGCCACCGGCCGCGACACCGAGACCGTGGCCCTGTCCAAGGCGGTCAAGTACCACCTGGAGCACCGGGTTTTCCTCAACCAGGACAGAACGGTGATCTTCCGGTGAACACGCCCAGACTGATTGACGGCAAAGCCGCCGCCGCCCGGGTGTTGCTCGAGGTCCGCAAGGACGTCGACCGCCTGCGCGCGCAAGACATCCAGCCGGCCCTGGCGGTGATCCTGGTCGGCAGCGACCCGGCCAGCCAGGTCTACGTGCGCAACAAGATCTTGCGCGCAGACGAGGTTGGTATCCGCTCCCTGGAACATCGGTTGAGCGCAGACACCACCACCGAACAACTGCTCGACCTGATCGCCACACTGAATGCCGATCACTCGATCCACGGCATTCTCCTGCAACTGCCGTTACCCGCCCATGTCGATGAACTGCGGGCGCTGCAAGCCATCGATCCGGGCAAGGACGTCGACGGCTTCCACAGTGAAAACGTCGGCGGCCTCAGCCAGGGCCGACCGGTGCTCGCGCCCTGCACACCCAGCGGCTGCCTGTACCTGCTGGAGCAAACCTGCGGCGATCTGCGCGGCAAGCACGCGGTGGTGATCGGCCGCTCGAACATCGTCGGCAAACCCATGGTGGCGCTGCTGCTCAAGGCCGACTGCTCGGTGACGGTGTTGCATTCGCGCAGCCCCGATCCCCAGGCCCTCTGCCGTCAGGCAGACATCGTGATTGCCGCCGTGGGCCGTCCGCGCCTGATCGACGCCAGTTGGCTCAAGCCCGGTGCGGTGGTGATCGACGTCGGCATCAATCGCATCGACGACGCCGGTCGCAGCCGCCTGGTCGGCGATGTCGACTTCGACAGTGCCCTGCCCCAGGTCGCGGCGATCACCCCGGTACCCGGTGGTGTCGGGCCGATGACCATTGCCTTCCTGATGAAAAACACCGTGACCGCGGCCCTTATGCAACAGCACAGCCCATCGGAGGCCGTATGCCATTCAATCTCTTGAAGTACGGGCTGAGTTCCGAGTACCCGGTGGAAGTGGATCTGCCACCACCGCGTGAACTGAAATCCAGCTATGACGTGGTGATCATCGGTGCCGGTGGCCATGGCCTGGCCACCGCCTATTACCTCGCCAAATATCACGGCATCACCAACATCGCGGTGCTGGAAAAGTCCTATCTGGGCGGCGGCAATACCGCGCGCAACACCGCGGTGATCCGCTCCAACTACCTCACCAGCGAAGGCGTGCGTTTTTACGCCGAATCGGTGCGGATGTTCCAGGGCCTGTCCAACGAATTCGACTTCAACATCATGTACTCAGAGCGCGGCCAACTGACCCTGGCCCACACCGACGCCACCGTGCGTTCGTTCCGCCAGCGGGCCGAGGTCAACAAGCACTTCGGTGGTCGCACCGAAATGATCGACCGCCAGCAGATCCGCGAACTGGTGCCCAGCCTCAACCTCGACCCCGGCCACCTGCCGGTGATCGCCGGCCTCTGGCACATCGATGGCGCCACCGCACGCCACGACGCCGTTGCCTGGGGCTACGCCAAGCAGGCGGCCAAGCGCGGCGTGGAAATCCACCAGCTCACCGAGGTGCAGGACCTGATCATCGAGAACGGCGCAATCACCGCCGTGAAGACCAACCGCGGCACCATCAAGTGCGGCTGCGCGGTGCAGGCGATTGCCGGGCACAGTTCGCTGCTGATGGCCAAGGCCGGGATTCGTTCGCCGATCCAGACCTTCCCGCTGCAAGCCATGGTCACCCAGCCCTTCAAACCCTTCCTCGATCCGCTGGTGAGCTCATCGGCGCTGCATTGCTACGTGCAACAGACCAGCCGCGGCGAGGTGGTGTTCGGTGGCGGCTCCGATCCGTACCCGCTGTTTAACACCCGATCGACCCTGGACCTCAAGGAGAGCCTGCTGGCCCACGCCATCGAGATGTTCCCGTTCCTGGCCAACACCAAGCTGATGCGCCAGTGGGCCGGGATCACCGACATGACCCCGGACTACAGCCCGATCATGGGCCTGTCGCCGGTCAAAAATTACTACCTGGACGCCGGCTGGGGCACCTGGGGCTTCAAGGCGACGCCTATTTGCGGCAAGACCATGGCGGAACTCGTGGCCAGCGGCGGCAAGGTGCCGGAGCTGATCAAGCCCTTTGGCCTGGAACGCTTCTCGACCTTCCGGCAAGTCAACGAAATGGGCGCTACGGCGGCCAGTCACTGAGGCAGAGCGGACCATGAAAATCATCATTTGCCCGCTCAACGGGCCACGCAACATCAGCGAATTCACCTACGGCGGCGAGTTCAAGCCGATGCCCGACGCGCTGCGCTGCAGCGATGCCGAGTGGGCCGACTACGTATTCAACACTGACAACCTCGCCGGTGTGGTGCGCGAGTGGTGGATGCACACGCCATCGAGCTACTGGTTTCTCGCCGAACGTCACACCGTGACCGACGAAATCCTGCGCACCTTCGACCCCAAAGAAATTTTCACTGCCCGCGTCGACTTCAACGCCGCACAGGAGATCGCCGGATGAACCGCCTACCCGCCCCGATGGGCCTGCTGATCGACCGTGACCAGCCGCTCGATTTCAGTTTCGATGGCCAACCCTACCAGGGCCTGCAAGGCGACAGCATCGCCAGCGCCCTGCTCGCCAATGGACGTTTCCTGATTTCCCGCTCGTTCAAATACCACCGCCCCCGTGGCCCGTTGACCATGGCCGGGCAAGACGCCAATAGCCTGGTGCAATTGCCCCAAGAGCCCAACGTACTGGCCGATGCCCACGCGCTGGCGACCGGTTTGCAGGTGACGGCGCAGAACGTCAACGGCTCGCTGGACAACGACCGCGATGCTTATCTGGGCAAGTTTTCCAAGTTCATGCCGGTGGGCTTCTACTACCGCTCGTTCTACAAGCCCAAGGGCATGTGGAAAGTCTGGGAACCGATCATTCGCAAGAAGGCCGGCCTGGGCGTACTCGACCTGACGTTCAAGCCCGAATATTACGACAAGGCCTACCTGTTCACCGACCTGGCCGTGATCGGCGCCGGTCCCGCCGGGCTGCACGCGGCACTGACCGCGGCCAATGCCGGGGCCAAGGTGTTGCTCATCGAGCAACAGCCGGTCCTCGGCGGTTCACTGACCTATGCCCGCTTTGATATCCCGGGCAAACGCGCCGACGCCTTGCGCAGCGAACTGCTCGCGGCGGTGCAGCAGCACGCCAATATTCGCATCCTCACCGAGGCGACCTGCAACGCCTGGTTCACCGACAATTACCTGCCGGTGATCCAGGGTAAACGCATGTACAAGGTACGCGCGCGACAGTGCCTGGTGTGCAGCGGTGCGTTCGACCAGCCGGTGGTGTTTCGCAACAACGACCTGCCCGGCGTGATGCTGACCAGCGCCGCACAGCGCCTGATGAAGCTGTACGCGGTCAAACCGGGCAAGCGCGCGGTGGTGCTGACTGGCAACGATGACGGATACCTCGCCGCCCTGGACTTGTTCGATCAGGGCGTGGAAGTCGCCGCAGTGGTGGACCTGCGCCATGGTCCGGGCGATGAGGCCCTGCTGGGCGCGCTGGCGCAACGCAAGATCCCCTGTCAGCGCAACAGCACCGTGTATGAAGCCCTGCACGAAAAAGGTATGCGCCATGTCAACGGCGTCGACGTGCGCAAGATCACCGCCCAAGGCCAGGTCGCCGAGAGCGGGCAACGTCTGGACTGCGACTTGTTGTGCATGTCCGCCGGTTACATGCCGGTCTATCAACTGCTGTGCCAGGCCGGCGGCAAGCTGGCCTACGATGATCAGCGCGCCGAATTCACCCTCAGCGGGCTGCCCCGGAACCTCACGGTCGCAGGCTCGGTCAATGGCCGTCACCGCCTCGACAACGTGATCGCCGACGGCGTCAATGCCGGTGCCGATGCCGCCTCTGCGCTGGGGCTGGCGGTCGGTGTGCACCGGGCGCCTCTGGGCAGCGAGGTACGGGTCAACTTCAACTGGCCGATCTTCCCCCATCCCAAGGGCAAGGATTTCGTCGATTTCGACGAGGACCTGCAAGTGGCAGACATCGTCAATGCCACGCGCATCGGCTATCGCGACGTGCAACTGGTCAAGCGCTATTCCACGGTGGGCATGGGCCCCTCGCAAGGGCGTCACTCGGCACTGCCGACCGCGCGCCTGGTGGCCTGGGCGACCCAACGCAACATCAGCGAAACCGGCGTGACCACCGCGCGTCCACCCTTTGTCGCGGAAAAACTGGCCCACGTCGCAGGTCGGGCGTTCGATCCGTATCGGCAAACACCCATGCACGCCCGGCACCTGCAAGCCGGCGCGAAGATGATGCCGGCGGGTATTTGGCAGCGTCCGGCCTACTACGGCGATGCCAAAGACCGCGAGGCGTGCATGCAAGCCGAAGCCCTGCACGTGCGCAACAAGGTCGGGATCATCGACGTCTCGACCTTGGGCGGCCTGGATGTGCGCGGCCCGGACGCCGCCGAACTGCTCAACCGGATGTACACCTTCGCCTTCCTCAAGCAGCCGATCGGTCGCTCCCGTTATGCGTTGATGACCAATGAACACGGGGTGGTGATCGACGACGGCGTCTGCGCGCGTTTCGCCGAAAACCACTTCTACGTCACCGCCACCACCAGCGGCGTGGATCGCATCTACCAGCAGATGCTCAAGTGGAACGCGCAATGGCGCCTGGACGTCGACGTCGCCAACGTCACGGCGGCGATCTGCGCGGTCAATGTCGCCGGGCCGGATTCGCGCAAAGTGCTGGAGAAGGTCTGTAGCGATCTCGACCTGAGCGCTGAAGCGTTCCCCTACCTGGGCGTGCGCCAAGGCACCGTGGCCGGGATCAAGGCCCGGCTGCTGCGAGTCGGTTTTGTCGGCGAACTGGGTTATGAAATCCACGTACCGGCGCGCCATGGCCTCAAGCTCTGGGACGCGCTGATGGAGGCCGGCAAGGCCCATGACATCCGCCCGTTCGGCGTGGAGACCCAGCGTTTGCTGCGCCTGGAAAAAGGCCATGTGATCATCAGCCAGGACACTGATGGCATGACCCATCCCCAGGAAATCGACATGGGCTGGGCCGTCAGTCGCAACAAGCCGTTCTTCGTCGGACGGCGCTCGGTGGACATCCTCGAAGCCCAGCCGCAAACACGCAAGCTTGTGGGTTTCACCTTGCCCAAGGCCAGCGCGCAACCGCTGGAAGGTCACCTGGTGCTCAATGGCCCGGACATCAGCGGCAACGTCACGTCCTGCGAGTACTCGGCGACCTTGGGCAAGATCATTGGCCTGGCCTACGCCGGCATCGACCAGAGCACACCCGGGCAACGGATTGCGATCCGCGTCGAAGGTGGCCGCGTGGTGCATGCCGATGTGGTGCCGTTACCCTTCTTCGACCCCTCCAACCTGCGCCAGGAGCTTTGAGCCATGACCAGCCTGAGACAACAACACAGCGCCGGGCAGCCGGCCCTCGCCCTCCTGCCCACCTGTGCGCTGACCGACCTGACCGATCTGCCCCGGGTCGGGTTTCGCGGCGCCGACAGTGCGCGCTATTTGCAGAGCCGGGACTTCGTGCTGCCGGACGCGCCCAACCGCGCCGTCGCCCAGGTTGACGGCAGCTACACCGTGCGCCTGTCCCAGACCGAATATTTGCTGCTGGGCAGTGCGCAGGACCAGGGCCAACGCATTGCCAAAGAGGAGGATCGCTGGGCGTTGGACCAGCAAGCCAATTACCTGCTGCCGCGCCAGGACAGCCATGCCTGGTTCGAGCTCAGTGGCCAGCACTTTCCCGAGGTCATGGCCAAACTCTGCGGCGTCGACTTGAGCCCCCAGGCCTTCAGCCCCGGCGCCGTGGCGCAAACCTCGGCGGCGCGCATCAACGTAATCGTGATCAACGCCACAACCGCGCAACAGCCGAGGTTGTTCATCCTCTGCGACCGGGCATCGAAGGCTTACTTTCACGAGGCGTTGGTGGATGCCCTGTAGGAGCCAGGCTTGCCGGCGAAGAACGATTACGCGGTGTGGCAGGTACACCGCGTCGTCTGGTTCGCCGGCAAGCCTGGCTCCTACAGGCGAAGAACGATGACGCGGTGCGGCAGGTACACCGCGGCGTCCGGTTCGCCGGCAAGCCTGGCTCCTACAAAGCGAAGAAACGCAGTGCGACAGGTACACCGCAGCGCCTACCTGAAAAAATGACTGGGGGTCTTGCCGAACTGCTTCTTGAACATGCTGGTAAACGCACTGGGGCTGTCGTATCCCAGCTCCCCGGCAATGTCGATGATCTTCTCGCCGACGGCGATGCGCTCCAGGGCCAGCAGCAAACGCGCCTGTTGACGCCATTGGCCGAAGGTCATCCCGGTTTCCTTGCGGAACAGGCGCTGGATGGTTTTCTCGTCGAGGTCCAGGCGTGCGCTCCAGTGCGCCAGGGTCGAGCCATCGCCGGGGTCGCGTTGCAACGCTGAACACACCGCCTTGATCCGTGGGTCCGAGGGCTGGGGCAGGTGCAATGGCAAGGTGGGCAAAATCCTCAGTTCATCGAGGATCAGGCGCATGACCCGGCCTTCGCGCGAGTCCGCATCGTAGGGTGCGGTGATATCCACCGAGACCTTGATCAACTCACTGAGCAACGCCGAAATACTCACCGCCCTGGGTTCGCTCGGCATGTCCGCAAATACGTCGGGACGCACGAACAGGCTGCGCATCTTCAACGGACCGACGCAACGAATCGAGTGAATGTGCCGGCTCGGCATCCATATCCCGCGGCTGGGCGGTACCGTCCATTGGCTCAATCCGGAGTGCACCACCATCACGCCTTCGATGGCGTAGATCAGTTGGTGGGCTTGATGGGAATGCGCTTCGATCACCCAGTTTTCAGGGTAGTCGGTGGCGCTGCTGCTTACGGCGCAGGCTCGTCCGTCGATCTCCCGGAGGAATTCATCCAGCGACTTGATCATGATGCCCTTTTTGCGATAGTCGATTCCCGAATTGCGCGAGACAGGCAATCGGACGGCACTTAGGATAGCGCTGAACCCTGAAATGGCTAGCGCTTTCGAGCCTGGCACCCAGCACAGCCGTACGTTTTTCTCTGGAAGGATCCCATGTCCATCAGTACCACTGCCCCCCTCTCAACCTCCCCTTCGGTGGCCAGCCAGGCCAGCCCGCTGGTGATGCGCGTCATCGGTGCCTGCGCCCTGGCGCACCTGATCAACGACCTGATCCAGGCCGTGCTGCCATCGATCTACCCGATGCTCAAGGCCACCTATGGCCTGACCTTCACCCAGGTCGGCCTGATTACCCTGACCTTTCAACTGACCGCATCGCTGCTGCAACCCTGGGTCGGTTACTACACCGATCGCCACCCCAAGCCGTGGCTGTTGCCGGCCGGCATGGTCTGCACCCTGGTCGGCATCCTGATGCTGGCAATGGTCGGCAGCTTCGGGGCGATTCTCGTGGCCTCGGCCCTGGTAGGTATCGGCTCGTCGACCTTCCACCCGGAGACTTCCCGCGTCGCGCGCCTGGCCTCGGGCGGGCGCTACGGCCTGGCCCAATCAACCTTCCAGGTCGGAGGG
Proteins encoded in this window:
- a CDS encoding glutamine synthetase family protein; its protein translation is MDAVCSDLLAEVRGFRQRYPEVRHVDLISLDIPGHFYGKRYPIEMLEKVAAGSALKLPQNCVLLGTQGGLFKIGDYCFNDGDPDALRRLVPGTLKLVNWEKQALGQMLITSDGTEKPIVFEPREVLAQVLARLGRKGIFPVVAFELEFYLFDSRLRDGLPQFARDPLTGDADDQPNMHIERLSRFAPVLDEMVETARAQGVDATVITAELGPGQFEINFGHLDDGLRAADWAALFCRSTRGVALKHDYRASFMAKPYLQHPGSGMHVHVSLYDEAGNNLLAANGQRALRHAVAGCLDVLPQCMPIFAPNHNAMRRLSATVNVASRASWGFEDRDACLRVPESDARNLRIEHRLAGADANPYLVLAAILVGMEQGLEQGHEPIAPLNEDRNSGIDFPLEMLEAVRAMQSHQKLREGLGAEFVDVYCENKRQDHLAFLNDISAREYRWFL
- a CDS encoding FAD-dependent oxidoreductase → MPFNLLKYGLSSEYPVEVDLPPPRELKSSYDVVIIGAGGHGLATAYYLAKYHGITNIAVLEKSYLGGGNTARNTAVIRSNYLTSEGVRFYAESVRMFQGLSNEFDFNIMYSERGQLTLAHTDATVRSFRQRAEVNKHFGGRTEMIDRQQIRELVPSLNLDPGHLPVIAGLWHIDGATARHDAVAWGYAKQAAKRGVEIHQLTEVQDLIIENGAITAVKTNRGTIKCGCAVQAIAGHSSLLMAKAGIRSPIQTFPLQAMVTQPFKPFLDPLVSSSALHCYVQQTSRGEVVFGGGSDPYPLFNTRSTLDLKESLLAHAIEMFPFLANTKLMRQWAGITDMTPDYSPIMGLSPVKNYYLDAGWGTWGFKATPICGKTMAELVASGGKVPELIKPFGLERFSTFRQVNEMGATAASH
- a CDS encoding sarcosine oxidase subunit delta, which translates into the protein MKIIICPLNGPRNISEFTYGGEFKPMPDALRCSDAEWADYVFNTDNLAGVVREWWMHTPSSYWFLAERHTVTDEILRTFDPKEIFTARVDFNAAQEIAG
- the folD gene encoding bifunctional methylenetetrahydrofolate dehydrogenase/methenyltetrahydrofolate cyclohydrolase FolD; translation: MNTPRLIDGKAAAARVLLEVRKDVDRLRAQDIQPALAVILVGSDPASQVYVRNKILRADEVGIRSLEHRLSADTTTEQLLDLIATLNADHSIHGILLQLPLPAHVDELRALQAIDPGKDVDGFHSENVGGLSQGRPVLAPCTPSGCLYLLEQTCGDLRGKHAVVIGRSNIVGKPMVALLLKADCSVTVLHSRSPDPQALCRQADIVIAAVGRPRLIDASWLKPGAVVIDVGINRIDDAGRSRLVGDVDFDSALPQVAAITPVPGGVGPMTIAFLMKNTVTAALMQQHSPSEAVCHSIS
- a CDS encoding NAD(P)/FAD-dependent oxidoreductase, which codes for MFQQSTQHVASYYAHTCADRLVNRAALEGEQDTEVLIIGAGFSGLHTALRLALAGKRVTLLEASRVAWAASGRNGGQAILGWSCDMPPLEAALGHERARRLWDGMRWAAKELRELPMRHGFDCDYRPGHLWTSVMPRRVGLLTEWQHEASHKWGHDGLRFIERAQLPEWVASERYQAGLYDPEGGHLNPLKLALGLAAAIERAGGVIHEQSKALSYREDDNGYVVTTERGRIRAEVLVLACNAYLDRLDPQLSSCVLPVGTYQVATAPMSEAQATALLPGNVCVTDNQFVLDYFRRTPDNRLLFGGGCTYLGGMPKDIAGATRPCLERVFPQLKGIELEFAWGGHIDLTLKRTPDIGRRRDLYWLQGYSGHGVLPTLAGARAVSDAILGQPDELALYQGLSNGSFPGGKYMAAPLEAIGKAWYRLRDSI
- the purU gene encoding formyltetrahydrofolate deformylase codes for the protein MQHEKNHFIIKITCPAVSGIVAAVTTYLADNGCYIGEMAQFDDDFSGRFFMRAVFRFNDGHAGDIQQIKDGFSDVAQAFDMHWELHDTREPMRVLLMVSKFDHCLTDLLYRYHKGEMDMTITAIVSNHLNLRPMAEREGIRFIYLPVTKDTKARQEAELMKVVDDTGTELVVLARYMQILSDDLCKQLSGRAINIHHSFLPGFKGAKPYHQAYQRGVKLIGATAHYVTSDLDEGPIIEQEVQRVDHVYLPDDLVATGRDTETVALSKAVKYHLEHRVFLNQDRTVIFR
- a CDS encoding helix-turn-helix domain-containing protein, which codes for MDMQEEISALAILIQDLRKHKKYTLKDLADKIGRSVGFLSQVERGLSRPTVADLTAISETLGVPTTYFYSLPKPMALPWVTRPDERRTLYYADGITDILVSPKMRASFSMLESQLEPGASSGDRHMKDSSEQGGYVLEGELTLWLDQDEPVTLRTGDSFQLASHAHCRYGNLSDQLTRVLWVYT